CCTCATGTCCCAGGCCCTGCGTGGCGAGCCTCTCACCATCTACGGTGACGGAATGCAGACCAGAAGCTTCTGCTATGTCTCCGATCTGATCGCAGGCATCCTCGCCCTTGCAGCCTCCAACGAGCATCTCCCCGTCAACATAGGCAATCCCGAAGAGTGGACCATCCTCAGTTGTGCCGAAGAGATTCTCAAGCTCATCGGATCCGACAAAAAAATCGTCTTCAAGCCCCTCCCCCAAGACGACCCAACCCGTCGCAGGCCGGACATCAGTAAGGCGATCAGCCTTCTCGGATGGACTCCCAAAATTCAACTGCGTCAAGGACTCGAAATGTCTCTGTCCTACTTCCAGGAGCACGCCGAAACTGGACTAGTGCAAAACTCGCAGACCTGAGAAATTCTTCTCACGCAAAAACCAGTAAAGAAGTCTCTACGCAAAACAAAGAACTTAGATCTGCATAATCCGGAAAGTGCCCAAGTTCCATTGTTAAATTTCCGTGGATTTGAATCGCTCTAAGCGACGCTCGACAAGCACTTACCTCACAATTATAGACAGTAGATCCTGTAACTTTTTCATCTGGGGAACATCTTCAACAGTGAGAAGATGTTCTCAATTGAGCCATCACTCTTTGCGCTGGAGGGACTCATGAAACGGGTTACTGAAGAAAGCATCTCCCCGAACGTCATCAAGGTGTTTGTGGCCAACTTGCCGGTCATGCTCTGCGAGCTCTTGCAGGGAGCCTTCGAAACCGTTCCCGACATCCTGATCGTCGCCCCGGTCAATGACGTCCTGCATCTCGTCAACGCGACCAGGCCCCTCCCAGTCGACATCATCCTCATCGGTTCGTCCATGATGGAGAATACCCAGGGTGCCGTCTCCATCCTTCAATCCCTTCCCGACTTTTACAAAAATACCCGCGTCGTCGTCCTCACCCAGGATCCCGACTACGCCGAAGTTATCTCCCTGTTCCGTGCTGGAGCCAAAGGCATCTTCGGCAGCGCCGACCTGCGCTTCGAGCTCCTCTGCAAGTGCATCCGATGCGTTCACCAGGGGCAGATCTGGGCAAAGAACGAGTTGCTCGCCCACCTGGTGTCCTCTCTCTCGCACCCCAGATCGACCAACGTCATCGATCGCCACGGCAAGCCTCTGCTCACCACCCGTGAGCAGCAGGTTCTGCATCTTCTCTCCGACGGCCTCAGCAACTCCGAGCTGGCGACCATCTTGAAGCTCAGCGAGCACACCATAAAAAATCACCTCTTCCGCATCTACGATAAGCTGGGCGTCTCCAACCGCATGGAGGCCGTCCTCTACGCCCTAACCCCTCGCGACGTGCATTACCCGACACAAAATCGCCCCAGCCACCCCGCATCCTCCAACAAGATCGCAATCATCAAAACCGCCTAGTGTTCCGTCTTTTGAAGCGCCAGGCGATCGCCAGAAGACTGCAAGAAAGCCCGCACCACGAAGTCACCACGAACTGGGCCTTCCTCGCCACCCGGTGGTACACTAAGTTTTAGGTTTAGGTGCGAACGCCGCAAGGCGTGGGGACTTTGTGCCGATCCCAGACATTCTCCGGAGATCACTCTCCGACTCCAAGAGGTAGCAAGCAGCTCCGATGGTTATTCTTCTCGTCATCATTCACGTTATCGTCTGTCTCTTTCTCATCGGCGTAGTCCTCCTGCAGCAGGGCAAGTCCGCCGACCTCGCCGGCGCCTTCGGTGGCCAGGGATCCCAGACCGCCTTCGGCCCTCGCGGCGCAGCCAATCTCCTCACCAAGCTCACCACCTACTCGGCCATCGTCTTCATGCTGACCTCCATCGGCCTCACTATCCTGCTCTCACGAGCCAGTGGCGACCACTCCGTTCTCTCCGGCACCGCCCACCCCGCCAGCCAGACGACACCCGCCAAGAAGTAGCTCTTAGATCTTCAGAGATGCGCAGGCCTTGGGCTTGCGCATTTTTTAATTCACAGCCTTGCGCATTTTTAGTTCCAGCTTTGCGCATTTTCACTCACACCATCTCCCTGAAGAAGGCGAAAACAGCATGATCCACGAGATTCTTCCCGTCGGCCCGCTGCAATGCAACTGCTCCATCCTGGGAGATGAAACCTCCCTCGAGGCCATCGTCGTCGACCCCGGCGATGACATTCCCCGAATCATGGCCATCCTGGCTAACCACAACCTCACTGTCAAAAAGATCGTCATCACCCACGCCCACATCGACCACATCGCCGGAGCCCATCGCCTCAAGCAGCTCACCGGTGCCCCCATCCTCTACAACCAACACGACCTCCCTCTGGTCAAGATGATGGACATTCAGGCAGGCTGGCTCGGCATCCCCACCCCCACCGTCTCGACCCCCGACGACACCCTCGACGACGGCAAGCTCATCGCTGTAACCGGCGTCACCGGCTCCATTCTCCACACGCCCGGCCACACCGAAGGCAGCGTCTGCCTCTACCTTCCCGCCCAATCCCTCCTCCTCGCCGGAGACACTCTCTTCGCCGGCACCGTAGGCCGTACCGACCTTCCCGGCGGTGACATGCGCAAGCTCTTGGCCTCCATCCATGACCGCCTTCTCACCCTGCCGGACGAGGTCACCGTCATCCCCGGACACGGGTCCAAAACCACCATTGGTGCAGAGCGAGACTCTAATCCATTTCTTCAACGCTAGTAAAAACAATCATTTACATAAAGCTCTAAATGTATAGCTTTACACGCATCGCATGAACTAGTAACTACTGTGGTTCCACCCAGTTACCCTTTTGATTCTTGAAATCCCCTCCGCAAACTCCTCCGCGGATCCCAGCAAACTCACCACCACCCGCCCAGCTTCACCGATCCCGTAAAAGTCCCCTGGATGCACGATCACCCCCGCCTCTCGTAACAAACTCTCAGCAACATCGCCCACCCCATGCCTCTGAGGCAGCCGCAGAATCGCGCTCCACCCAGCCTCCACCTTCAGCACCTCGACCCCACCCTCAACCGCAAGCCGCAGATTCTCCCTCACCCGCTGCAAAATCTGCGCCTGAATCCCCCGTCTCTCCGCCAGCCAAACCGGCAGCGCCCGCTGCATCGGCGCGTTCACCGACAGAAAGGTATCCGCAACCACCTCCAGCCGCCCCATCGCCTGCCTGCGATCCCCCTCCGGCCCCCCTTCTGGCCCCAGCCCCACGATCCACCCCACCTTCATCTGCGGCAACCCCGCAATCTTGCTCATCCCGCTCAGCACAAACGTCAGCACCGGGTGCGGACCCACCGCAAAGCTCGCCAGCCTCACCCCCACCTCCAGCGGATAGTCCAGAAACACCTCATCCACGATCAGCGCCAACCCGTGCCGCGCACAGATCTCCTCCAGCCGCCCCCGCTCCCCCGCCCCCGTTACGTGCCCGGTCGGATTATTCGGATGCACCACAACCAGAGCCTTGGTCCTCGGCCCAATCCGGCGCTCCAGCTCCGCAAAGTCGATCCACCATCCATAATCATAGAACAGCGGATAAGGCCTCAGCCGCACATCCTCCAGATCCGCCAGAAAATCGAACAGCGGATAGCTCGGCTGCGCCACCAGCACCTCATCTCCCGCGTCGCACAGCAGCCGAAACAGATACCCATACCCCTCACTCGTACTGGTAGTCAGCACCACGCTGTCCGGATCGACATCGGCGCCATGCCCCCCGTAGTACCCCGCCACCGCCTCCCGCGCAAACCCCATCCCCCGCGGATCCGGATCGTACGTCATAGCCTCTCTACTCGCCAGCGGCGTAAGCACAGCCTCCGCGTCATACTCAAACCCACACACCGTAGGGTTCGACACCGTCAGGTCCACCAGTTTCCGCCCCGCCGCCCTCGCCTCGCGAATCGCAGCCGCGAACCCACTCTCCCCCACATCCCAACCCGTCCGCGCCGAAAACCGATAGCTCACCCATACATGCTAATCGTTCAGCGAATCCGGTCCCTCCCCCAATCAAATCCAACGAAATCCACCGACGCGCAAAACAAAGCGGGCGACGCAAAACGCATCGCCCGCCAGGTTTTCTTCCCA
The nucleotide sequence above comes from Tunturibacter empetritectus. Encoded proteins:
- a CDS encoding response regulator transcription factor; protein product: MKRVTEESISPNVIKVFVANLPVMLCELLQGAFETVPDILIVAPVNDVLHLVNATRPLPVDIILIGSSMMENTQGAVSILQSLPDFYKNTRVVVLTQDPDYAEVISLFRAGAKGIFGSADLRFELLCKCIRCVHQGQIWAKNELLAHLVSSLSHPRSTNVIDRHGKPLLTTREQQVLHLLSDGLSNSELATILKLSEHTIKNHLFRIYDKLGVSNRMEAVLYALTPRDVHYPTQNRPSHPASSNKIAIIKTA
- the secG gene encoding preprotein translocase subunit SecG: MVILLVIIHVIVCLFLIGVVLLQQGKSADLAGAFGGQGSQTAFGPRGAANLLTKLTTYSAIVFMLTSIGLTILLSRASGDHSVLSGTAHPASQTTPAKK
- a CDS encoding MBL fold metallo-hydrolase; this translates as MIHEILPVGPLQCNCSILGDETSLEAIVVDPGDDIPRIMAILANHNLTVKKIVITHAHIDHIAGAHRLKQLTGAPILYNQHDLPLVKMMDIQAGWLGIPTPTVSTPDDTLDDGKLIAVTGVTGSILHTPGHTEGSVCLYLPAQSLLLAGDTLFAGTVGRTDLPGGDMRKLLASIHDRLLTLPDEVTVIPGHGSKTTIGAERDSNPFLQR
- a CDS encoding pyridoxal phosphate-dependent aminotransferase, yielding MSYRFSARTGWDVGESGFAAAIREARAAGRKLVDLTVSNPTVCGFEYDAEAVLTPLASREAMTYDPDPRGMGFAREAVAGYYGGHGADVDPDSVVLTTSTSEGYGYLFRLLCDAGDEVLVAQPSYPLFDFLADLEDVRLRPYPLFYDYGWWIDFAELERRIGPRTKALVVVHPNNPTGHVTGAGERGRLEEICARHGLALIVDEVFLDYPLEVGVRLASFAVGPHPVLTFVLSGMSKIAGLPQMKVGWIVGLGPEGGPEGDRRQAMGRLEVVADTFLSVNAPMQRALPVWLAERRGIQAQILQRVRENLRLAVEGGVEVLKVEAGWSAILRLPQRHGVGDVAESLLREAGVIVHPGDFYGIGEAGRVVVSLLGSAEEFAEGISRIKRVTGWNHSSY